The Gammaproteobacteria bacterium genome has a segment encoding these proteins:
- the gspM gene encoding type II secretion system protein GspM: MAIARWFETLAPREKLLVALAGALACIALLTVGVLRPISASQRRLSEQLTDKQSVLGDIERVAARFGTVSAGTVSADRSNGESLVVLVDRTLRGRGLGSYLKRNEPDGPASIRLRFENVPFDDLVGWLVEMQAGHGVGVTSLSADPAAATGRVNASLQLARTGAG; encoded by the coding sequence ATGGCGATTGCACGATGGTTCGAGACACTTGCGCCGCGGGAGAAGCTGCTGGTTGCGCTGGCCGGAGCACTGGCATGCATTGCCCTCCTCACAGTGGGCGTGCTGCGCCCCATTTCGGCCAGCCAGCGCCGGCTCAGCGAGCAGCTAACCGACAAACAGTCGGTTCTCGGGGATATTGAGCGCGTTGCCGCCCGTTTCGGAACGGTGAGCGCCGGCACGGTTTCCGCCGACCGTTCGAACGGGGAATCTTTGGTCGTGCTGGTCGATCGCACATTGCGCGGACGCGGGCTGGGCAGCTACCTCAAACGCAACGAGCCGGACGGTCCTGCGAGCATACGCCTGCGGTTTGAGAATGTTCCCTTTGACGACCTGGTGGGCTGGCTGGTCGAAATGCAGGCCGGCCATGGAGTCGGGGTGACATCGCTGAGCGCCGATCCTGCAGCAGCGACCGGTCGCGTGAACGCCTCCCTCCAGCTGGCCCGGACGGGCGCCGGTTGA
- the gspL gene encoding type II secretion system protein GspL has product MAEFLVMRLGTQPDHAVSWVAVDQTGALLGKSACGSPEDARHAAEGRQLIVLVPSLDVVRMTAEAPVRSGARLLQALPYALEEQVADDVDTLHFAAGPRLESGKVAVAVVRREAMDAWAQRLAGAGLRADRLYGDADAIGCTPNTMTLLLEDRGAILSDPDGGITAMDPDSWEAILGVWIARRSTTDAEGHGPLHLVVYATPEMLDHHGEVFERLRSQLESVDLRSLTDGALPRLAAQIVTAPGINLLQGDYAERSAFSSYWPAWRLAAGLLGLLTAVATAQQLAEISRLRQQVGALDAMVDKAFHYVFPDAGPIQDARAQLSSRLRQLGDRDTGASHEFLDALDVVARAMKSGGDSRIEAISYRAGTVELRVRAPTVEVLDRIQQAISAAGGLKAEIQSANASGSEVVGRLQISRPGG; this is encoded by the coding sequence ATGGCTGAGTTCCTTGTCATGCGACTGGGCACCCAGCCGGACCATGCAGTCAGCTGGGTCGCCGTAGACCAGACGGGCGCACTCCTCGGCAAGTCGGCATGCGGCTCGCCGGAGGACGCAAGGCATGCTGCCGAAGGGCGGCAGCTCATCGTGCTCGTTCCCTCGCTGGATGTCGTGCGCATGACAGCAGAGGCGCCGGTCAGGAGTGGCGCCCGGTTACTCCAGGCGCTGCCGTACGCGCTCGAGGAACAGGTGGCCGACGATGTCGATACGCTGCATTTTGCGGCTGGCCCACGCCTGGAAAGTGGCAAGGTCGCTGTCGCGGTAGTGCGTCGCGAAGCGATGGATGCCTGGGCGCAGCGGTTGGCTGGCGCCGGGCTGCGGGCGGATCGCCTGTACGGCGATGCTGATGCGATCGGCTGCACGCCAAACACGATGACGCTGCTGCTGGAGGATCGCGGTGCAATTCTGTCCGACCCGGACGGCGGCATTACTGCCATGGATCCCGACTCATGGGAGGCCATACTCGGTGTCTGGATAGCCCGCCGGTCCACCACGGATGCCGAAGGCCACGGCCCGCTGCATCTCGTCGTGTACGCAACACCGGAGATGCTTGACCACCACGGCGAGGTTTTCGAGCGCCTGCGATCGCAGCTTGAGTCCGTTGACCTGCGCAGTCTGACCGATGGCGCATTGCCGCGCCTCGCGGCCCAGATCGTGACGGCACCGGGGATCAACCTGCTCCAGGGCGATTACGCCGAACGCTCCGCTTTCTCCTCTTACTGGCCTGCCTGGCGTCTGGCGGCGGGACTCCTGGGCTTGCTCACGGCAGTAGCAACCGCACAGCAACTCGCCGAGATCAGCCGGCTTCGGCAGCAGGTCGGCGCGCTCGACGCCATGGTCGACAAGGCTTTTCACTACGTGTTTCCGGACGCGGGCCCGATCCAGGATGCCAGGGCGCAGTTGTCGAGCCGCCTTCGCCAGCTTGGCGACCGGGATACCGGAGCATCGCACGAGTTCCTCGATGCGCTCGACGTGGTGGCCCGTGCGATGAAAAGCGGGGGCGACAGTCGCATTGAGGCAATCAGTTACCGTGCGGGTACAGTCGAGTTGCGCGTTCGGGCTCCCACGGTTGAGGTTCTCGATCGAATTCAGCAGGCAATTTCTGCAGCGGGTGGTCTGAAGGCCGAGATCCAGTCGGCGAATGCCTCGGGTAGCGAGGTCGTCGGCCGGTTACAGATCTCGCGGCCCGGAGGCTGA
- the gspK gene encoding type II secretion system minor pseudopilin GspK: MRTTRSRQKGIAAITAMLVVTIAAVLAVELAWQTNLDLRRTEGLIAWEQAHQFALGAEALAAKVLREDLERSTAEPVDWLGEDWARPTAFNLDQGGMTGGLVDLQGRFNLNNLVRRDGSRDDLVYQQFQRLLAALDLDPALADAVVDWIDPDTTAEFSGAEDDAYTGLDPPYRAANFWFTSVSELRAVRGVGREVFEILAPNLAALPVGAKPTTINVNTATPAVLQSLGDNVSLSNVEQWVTDRGNEPFEDLTFFQEYIDAAMQPYLGVTSSYFGLQGTIVIGSHQLAMYSLLERAGLGVAVRLRSFDAVEIVPPGDRSDTPAKVTEAADQNG; encoded by the coding sequence ATGCGAACAACGCGCAGCCGCCAGAAAGGAATCGCAGCCATCACAGCGATGCTGGTCGTTACGATTGCAGCGGTCCTCGCGGTCGAACTCGCATGGCAGACGAACCTCGATCTGCGGCGCACGGAGGGACTCATCGCCTGGGAACAGGCGCATCAGTTCGCCCTGGGTGCGGAGGCGCTGGCTGCGAAGGTGCTGCGCGAGGATCTGGAGCGCTCCACGGCTGAACCGGTGGACTGGCTCGGCGAAGACTGGGCGAGACCCACGGCGTTCAATCTGGACCAGGGTGGAATGACGGGCGGCCTCGTCGATCTGCAGGGCCGCTTCAATCTCAACAATCTCGTTCGACGGGACGGCTCGCGGGACGATCTGGTGTATCAGCAGTTTCAGCGACTGCTGGCGGCTCTCGATCTCGACCCTGCGCTGGCCGACGCCGTCGTGGACTGGATAGATCCGGATACGACCGCCGAGTTCAGTGGTGCCGAGGATGATGCCTATACGGGTCTCGACCCACCCTACCGGGCCGCCAACTTCTGGTTCACCAGCGTGTCCGAATTGCGGGCGGTGCGTGGGGTTGGGCGCGAGGTATTCGAGATCCTCGCGCCCAACCTCGCAGCCCTGCCGGTGGGCGCAAAACCCACCACCATCAATGTCAACACGGCAACACCCGCCGTTCTGCAATCGCTTGGCGACAATGTCAGCCTGTCCAATGTCGAGCAGTGGGTCACAGACCGGGGCAACGAGCCGTTTGAAGATCTGACATTCTTCCAGGAGTATATCGACGCGGCCATGCAGCCTTATCTCGGCGTGACGAGCAGCTACTTCGGACTGCAGGGGACGATCGTCATTGGCAGTCACCAACTCGCCATGTACAGTCTCCTTGAACGGGCGGGACTGGGCGTCGCCGTGCGTCTCAGAAGCTTTGATGCAGTGGAAATCGTCCCGCCTGGCGATCGATCGGACACGCCAGCAAAAGTTACGGAGGCCGCCGACCAGAATGGCTGA
- the gspJ gene encoding type II secretion system minor pseudopilin GspJ codes for MRSGAAKDGIRGFTLLELLVAMAIFGIIGVMALGGLNAVLGQQEISRRQLQRLQQVQHAIRIISGDFTQLNPRIVRDPLGTEPEPPLMAECRPEGMVCLSRDGWRNPFWRQPRGTLQRVRYRLEDEAIVREYWTAMDVTLSNEPRRETLLDGVTEFRIDYLDSQGEVQSSWPPGAAGLADGQLPRGVSITIELADWGEIVRTLEVAG; via the coding sequence ATGCGCAGCGGCGCCGCGAAAGACGGTATACGTGGCTTCACGCTGCTTGAGTTACTGGTCGCCATGGCCATTTTCGGCATCATCGGTGTAATGGCGCTGGGGGGGCTCAATGCCGTGCTGGGGCAACAGGAGATTTCCCGCCGCCAGTTGCAACGGCTGCAACAGGTTCAGCACGCCATTCGAATCATCTCGGGCGATTTCACGCAGCTCAACCCGCGCATCGTGCGCGACCCGCTGGGAACAGAACCCGAGCCTCCACTGATGGCGGAGTGCCGACCGGAAGGAATGGTCTGCCTGAGTCGCGATGGCTGGCGTAATCCCTTCTGGAGACAGCCGCGAGGAACACTGCAACGCGTGCGGTACCGGCTCGAGGATGAAGCCATAGTTCGCGAGTACTGGACCGCAATGGACGTAACGCTGAGCAACGAGCCCCGACGCGAGACGCTGCTGGACGGAGTTACCGAGTTTCGCATCGATTACCTCGACAGTCAGGGCGAGGTGCAGAGTTCATGGCCTCCGGGAGCAGCCGGTCTCGCCGACGGGCAGCTTCCCCGCGGGGTTTCGATCACCATCGAACTGGCGGATTGGGGTGAAATCGTGCGCACACTCGAGGTGGCGGGATAG